A window from Triplophysa dalaica isolate WHDGS20190420 chromosome 3, ASM1584641v1, whole genome shotgun sequence encodes these proteins:
- the LOC130418445 gene encoding gastrula zinc finger protein XlCGF57.1-like isoform X1 — translation MLGINKQNSFMTHSSALSLSGMSDTDTSRIKTEDVPEQRDLMEVKETSVCPHCGNGFESEEQLVKHIRIHTGKKPFTCPQCEKHFSSQRRLTAHMKIHIEERPYTCDECGKSFALKLNFQAHMRVHTGEHPYTCVQCGKSFAEKRNLDNHMKIHTGERPYTCDHCGKSFIQKKNVVVHMRTHTGERPYTCVHCGKSFTVKTNLDYHMRIHSGERPYTCDECGKSFTQKKHLVVHMRVHTGERPYTCVQCGKSFVRKSILDAHMRLHTGERPYTCVQCGKSFADKSNLETHVRTHTGVCPYKCPQCGKSFAQKKCLDVHIRYHTGERPYTCSQCGKSFIQKISLDIHMRVHTGERPYMCVHCEKSFTDKRNLNTHMRIHSGERPYTCGQCGKSFVQKNSLYVHMRTHSGERPYTCVQCEKSFRYKRNLVDHMKVHIKERPHTCTETGN, via the exons atgcttggtattaacaaacaaaactcattcatgactcatTCATCTGCTCTCTCACTATCAGGGATGAGTGATACAGACACCAGCAGAATAAAAACTGAAGATGTTCCAGAACAAAGAG ATCTAATGGAAGTGAAAGAAACATCAGTTTGTCCTCATTGTGGAAATGGATTTGAAAGTGAAGAGCAGCTTGTGAAGCACATAAGAATCCACACTGGAAAAAAGCCTTTCACCTGCCCTCAGTgtgaaaaacatttctcaagCCAAAGAAGACTTACTGCTCACATGAAAATCCACATTGAAGAGCGTCCATACACATGTGatgagtgtggaaagagttttgcACTAAAACTTAATTTTCAAGctcacatgagagttcacactggagaacacccatacacatgtgttcagtgtggaaagagttttgcAGAGAAAAGAAATCTTGATAACcacatgaaaattcacactggagagcgtccatacACGTGTGATCattgtggaaagagtttcatacaaaaaaaaaatgttgtggtccacatgagaactcacactggagagcggccATACACATGTGTTCattgtggaaagagttttacagtGAAGACAAATCTTGATTACCACATGAGAATTCATAGTGGAGAGCGACCATACACATGTGatgagtgtggaaagagtttcacacaaaaaaaacatcttgttgtccacatgagagttcacactggagaacgCCCgtacacatgtgttcagtgtggaaagagtttcgtAAGAAAAAGCATTCTTGATGCCCACATGAGacttcacactggagagcgtccatacacatgtgttcagtgtggaaagagttttgcAGATAAAAGCAATCTTGAAACCCACGTTAGAACTCATACTGGAGTGTGTCCATACaaatgtcctcagtgtggaaagagttttgcacaaaaaaaatgtcttgatgTCCACATAAGAtatcacactggagagcgcccatacacCTGTTCTCAGTGCGGAAAGAGTTTCATACAAAAAATCAGCCTCGATATccacatgagagttcacactggagagcgtccatacATGTGTGTTCActgtgaaaagagtttcacaGATAAAAGAAATCTTAATAcccacatgaggattcacagtggagagcgtccatacacatgtggtcagtgtggaaagagtttcgtACAAAAAAACAGTCTTTATGTCCATATGAGAACTCACAGTGGAGAACGCCCATACACATGTGtacagtgtgaaaagagttttagATACAAAAGAAATCTTGTGGACCACATGAAGGTTCACATTAAAGAACGTCCACACACCTGTACAGAAACAGGAAATTAG
- the LOC130418445 gene encoding gastrula zinc finger protein XlCGF57.1-like isoform X2, with product MSDTDTSRIKTEDVPEQRDLMEVKETSVCPHCGNGFESEEQLVKHIRIHTGKKPFTCPQCEKHFSSQRRLTAHMKIHIEERPYTCDECGKSFALKLNFQAHMRVHTGEHPYTCVQCGKSFAEKRNLDNHMKIHTGERPYTCDHCGKSFIQKKNVVVHMRTHTGERPYTCVHCGKSFTVKTNLDYHMRIHSGERPYTCDECGKSFTQKKHLVVHMRVHTGERPYTCVQCGKSFVRKSILDAHMRLHTGERPYTCVQCGKSFADKSNLETHVRTHTGVCPYKCPQCGKSFAQKKCLDVHIRYHTGERPYTCSQCGKSFIQKISLDIHMRVHTGERPYMCVHCEKSFTDKRNLNTHMRIHSGERPYTCGQCGKSFVQKNSLYVHMRTHSGERPYTCVQCEKSFRYKRNLVDHMKVHIKERPHTCTETGN from the exons ATGAGTGATACAGACACCAGCAGAATAAAAACTGAAGATGTTCCAGAACAAAGAG ATCTAATGGAAGTGAAAGAAACATCAGTTTGTCCTCATTGTGGAAATGGATTTGAAAGTGAAGAGCAGCTTGTGAAGCACATAAGAATCCACACTGGAAAAAAGCCTTTCACCTGCCCTCAGTgtgaaaaacatttctcaagCCAAAGAAGACTTACTGCTCACATGAAAATCCACATTGAAGAGCGTCCATACACATGTGatgagtgtggaaagagttttgcACTAAAACTTAATTTTCAAGctcacatgagagttcacactggagaacacccatacacatgtgttcagtgtggaaagagttttgcAGAGAAAAGAAATCTTGATAACcacatgaaaattcacactggagagcgtccatacACGTGTGATCattgtggaaagagtttcatacaaaaaaaaaatgttgtggtccacatgagaactcacactggagagcggccATACACATGTGTTCattgtggaaagagttttacagtGAAGACAAATCTTGATTACCACATGAGAATTCATAGTGGAGAGCGACCATACACATGTGatgagtgtggaaagagtttcacacaaaaaaaacatcttgttgtccacatgagagttcacactggagaacgCCCgtacacatgtgttcagtgtggaaagagtttcgtAAGAAAAAGCATTCTTGATGCCCACATGAGacttcacactggagagcgtccatacacatgtgttcagtgtggaaagagttttgcAGATAAAAGCAATCTTGAAACCCACGTTAGAACTCATACTGGAGTGTGTCCATACaaatgtcctcagtgtggaaagagttttgcacaaaaaaaatgtcttgatgTCCACATAAGAtatcacactggagagcgcccatacacCTGTTCTCAGTGCGGAAAGAGTTTCATACAAAAAATCAGCCTCGATATccacatgagagttcacactggagagcgtccatacATGTGTGTTCActgtgaaaagagtttcacaGATAAAAGAAATCTTAATAcccacatgaggattcacagtggagagcgtccatacacatgtggtcagtgtggaaagagtttcgtACAAAAAAACAGTCTTTATGTCCATATGAGAACTCACAGTGGAGAACGCCCATACACATGTGtacagtgtgaaaagagttttagATACAAAAGAAATCTTGTGGACCACATGAAGGTTCACATTAAAGAACGTCCACACACCTGTACAGAAACAGGAAATTAG